From one Candidatus Woesearchaeota archaeon genomic stretch:
- a CDS encoding FAD:protein FMN transferase → MYERSYPLMGDKITFTIYGIEEVIAELLCADAYDYALKLENIFNLFDMTSEINTLNAKRDIKVSQHLNKVIKKALVYCEKTKGRYDISKGKAFLARKNKQSLPRLSCTYKDIYVKKDRVALTHPDVVIDLSSIAKGYIVDELTAFFQSHGVEEIFIDARGDMRIAGGEEVVDIQHPRKKGAITTITLRNEAIATSGDYLQYDLDYEHSHVLGNELISVSVIADDLCTADVLATCLMLLKPQEAQDFARREGVRAILLTKDLQEVRA, encoded by the coding sequence ATGTATGAGCGTAGTTATCCTCTTATGGGAGATAAGATCACCTTCACAATCTATGGAATTGAAGAAGTGATTGCAGAACTGCTATGTGCTGACGCTTATGACTACGCCCTGAAACTTGAGAACATCTTCAATCTGTTTGATATGACCAGTGAGATTAACACTCTTAATGCTAAGCGGGACATTAAAGTTTCACAACACCTTAACAAAGTTATCAAAAAAGCACTGGTCTATTGTGAAAAGACCAAAGGAAGGTATGACATCAGTAAAGGAAAAGCATTTCTCGCGCGTAAAAACAAACAATCTTTACCACGACTTTCCTGTACCTACAAGGACATTTACGTTAAAAAAGATAGAGTCGCACTTACGCATCCGGATGTTGTAATTGATCTCTCCAGCATTGCTAAAGGATATATTGTTGATGAACTCACCGCGTTTTTTCAATCGCACGGTGTAGAAGAGATTTTCATAGATGCAAGAGGAGATATGCGCATCGCAGGAGGTGAAGAAGTGGTTGATATACAGCACCCCCGAAAAAAAGGTGCCATTACAACTATAACTCTTAGGAATGAGGCAATTGCAACATCAGGAGATTATTTGCAATATGACCTTGACTATGAACACTCTCACGTACTTGGCAATGAACTTATTAGTGTAAGTGTTATTGCTGATGATCTGTGTACCGCAGATGTTCTTGCAACCTGCTTGATGCTACTCAAACCACAAGAAGCTCAAGATTTCGCACGTAGAGAGGGGGTAAGAGCAATTTTACTTACTAAAGATCTTCAAGAGGTGCGAGCATGA
- a CDS encoding ferredoxin yields MAYIIEYKQEDCIGAGECEALSKDFWKLNNKGKAELKGAVRNPSTGKYELLISDEEYERQQQVAGSCPVGCICIKKK; encoded by the coding sequence ATGGCGTATATTATTGAATACAAACAAGAAGATTGCATCGGAGCAGGAGAATGCGAAGCCCTCTCAAAGGACTTCTGGAAACTTAACAATAAAGGAAAGGCAGAGCTTAAAGGGGCTGTGCGTAATCCCTCAACAGGAAAATATGAGCTTCTCATAAGTGATGAGGAATACGAACGCCAGCAACAAGTTGCAGGAAGCTGTCCAGTTGGGTGTATTTGCATTAAGAAGAAATGA